The genomic interval CCGGGCGCGGGCAATTCAGGCAGCGGTTGGCCTCATCGACCGCCATCTCGACGGTGTAGCCAAGCGCGACTTCTTCAAAATTCTTATTGCGGACGTTCGGGTCCTGCTCCGGGATCGGATTCTTTTTGGGAGACATATTCGCCATGATTACTTCTCCTCCTTCTTCTGCGCGGCTTCCTCGGCGTCGGCCATGGCCTGCAGATTGCAGTAGTGGTGGCGGCGCTCGAACACCTTCTGCTCCTGTGCCTCATAGATCTTGGAACGGGCGATCGCCTCGTCAAAATCGACGAGGTGGCCGTCGAACTCCGGCCCGTCGACGCAGGTGAACTTCATCTTGCCGTCCACGGTCAGGCGGCAGCCGCCGCACATGCCGGAGCCGTCGATCATGATGCAGTTCATATCGACCATCGTGGCCACGCCGTATTCCTTCGTGATCTGGCAGACGAACTTCATCATCGGCAGCGGGCCGATGCAGATGCAGTGGTCGTACTGCTGGCCCTCGGCCTTGGCCTTCTCGAGCAGCTCCTTGAGCTTGACGGTCGTGAAGCCCTTTTCGCCGTAGGTGCCGTCGTCGGTCATCATGTACAGATGATCGCAGCAGGCGCGCATCTCGTCCTCGAGCACGACGATGCCCTTGGTGCGGAAGCCCGCGATGATGTCGACATCGCAGCCGAGGCGGTGCGCCTCTTTGGCCTGCGGCCACGCGATGGCGCAGCCGGAGCCGCCGCCGACGACCACGACCTTGTGCATGTTGTCAAACTCGGCGGGGTTGCCGAGCGGGCCGACAACGTCGGCCACATAGTCGCCGGCCTTCTTGCTGGCGAGCAGGGCCGTCGTGCTGCCGACGCGCTGCATGATGACCGACACGGTGCCGGCCTCACGATCGTAGGAAGAGATCGTGATGGGCATGCGCTCGCCGAACTCGTCGACGCGGAACATCAGGAACTGACCCGGCTGTGCCTTGCGGGCGACGAGCGGGGCCTCGAACGTGACGCGGAACATATTGTCAGATAATCTTTCGTTATTGACGATTTTGAACATGAAAATCACCTCAAGGCACTATTATAGCGGAATTGCATATTTTCCACAAGGGAGAAACGGAAAATCTAAATTTTAACATGAAAATTGACGAAAAACTGTGGACTTGCACAAAATTTTCCCTGCTTTTCTGGGCAGAAAAGCGGATGCTTTCGCGGGAAAATCGCGGAGTGCGCCGAGTCATTCGGTGTGTTTTGCAGCCGGAAAACGGAAAAATCGGCCGGGTGGAATGGAAAAGAAAGCCGCCCGCCCCATCCGGGGCGGGCGGCGCAGCGTGCCAAAAAGCCTCGCAGAGTTTGCCGCCTACAGGCGGCAAAAAAGTGCAAGCCCTTTGTCGGAAAACCCTCCGGGGTTTTTCGACAGTCTCAGCGCTCGGAGCTCGTGGCGGCGCTGGTGCTGCCGGTCCACTGCCAGTTGGCGATCTCGGGCAGGTCGACGCCGTGCGCGGCGATATACTGCCGGTGCTCGACGAGCTTGTCGCGCATCTGCTGCACGGCGTAGGCGCCGCGGTTGCCGAGCTGGGGCAGGCGCTTGATGACGTCGATGACGAGGTGGAAGCGGTCGAGCTCATTGAGCACGCGCATGTCAAACGGCGTCGTGATCGTGCCCTCCTCGACGTAGCCGCAGACGAACATGTTCTGGTTGTGGCGGGTGTAGGTCAGCTCGTGGATGAGCTTCGGGTAGCCGTGGAAGGCGAAGATGACGGGCTTGTCCTTCGTGAAGATGAGGTCGTAGTCCTCGTCCGTGAGGCCGTGCGGGTGGTCGGCGTGCGGCTGGAGCTTCATGAGGTCGACCACGTTCACGACGCGCACGCGCACCTCCGGCAGCTTCTCGCGCAGGATGGTCACGGCGGCGAGCGTCTCGAGTGTCGGCGTGTCGCCGCAGCAGGCCATGACGACGTCGGGCTCTGCGCCCTGGTCGCTGCTGGCCCACTCCCAGATGCTCACGCCCTGCGTGCAGTGGCGCACGGCCTGCTCCATGGTCAGCCACTGCGGCCGCGGGTGCTTGGAGGCCACGATGACGTTGATATAGTTCCGGCTGCGGATGCAGTGGTCAAAGCAGCTGAGCAGGCAGTTTGCGTCCGGCGGCAGATAGATGCGCACGACGTCGGCCTTCTTATTCGCCACGTGGTCGAGGAAGCCGGGGTCCTGGTGCGTGAAGCCGTTGTGGTCCTGCTGCCACACGTTCGAGGCGAGCACGTAGTTGAGCGAGGCAATGTCCTGCCGCCAGGGCAGCTGGTTGCAGACCTTGAGCCACTTGGCGTGCTGCGCGACCATGGAATCGACGATGCGGATGAAGGCCTCGTAGCTGTTGAAAAAGCCGTGGCGGCCGGTGAGCAGGTAGCCCTCGAGCCAGCCCTCGCACATATGCTCCGAGAGCATGGAGTCCATGACGCGGCCGTCCGGGTCGAGAAACTCGTCGTTGTCCGTCGCCTCGGCGACCCAGCGGCGGCCCGTGACCTCGAACACCGGGCTCAGGCGGTTGGAGGCCGTCTCGTCGGGGGCGAAGATGCGGAAGTTGCGCGCGTCCATGTTCTCGCGCATGATGTCGCGCACGAACGCGCCGAGCACGGTCATGTCCTGCGCCTCGACGGCACCGGGCGCCGGCACGGGCTGCTCATATGTGCGGAAGTCCGGCATGCGCAGCTCGCGCAGCAGCAGCCCGCCGTTGGCGTGGGGGTTCGCGCCCATGCGGCGCTGCCCCTTCGGCGCGAGCGCCTGCAGCTCGGGGATGAGCGTGCCGTTGTCGTCAAAGAGCTCCTCGGGGTGGTAGCTGCGCAGCCACTCCTCGAGCTGCACGAGGTGCTCGGGGTTGTCCATGGCGATCGGCACCTGGTGCGCGCGGAATGACCCTTCCACCTGCTTGCCGTCCACTTCCTTCGGGCCGGTCCAGCCCTTCGGCGCGCGGAACACGATCATCGGCCAGTAGGGGCGCGTGGTGTCGTGCGCGGTGCGCGCGTGCTGCTGGATGGCGTGGATCTCCTCGATGGCCCAGTCCATCGTCTCGGCCATTTTGGCGTGCATCTCGGCGGGGTCGTCGCCCTCCACGAAGCGCGGCTCCCACCCGCAGCCGCGGAAGAACATCTCGAGCTCCTCGTGGCTGATGCGGGAAAAGAGCGTCGGATTTGCGATCTTGAAGCCGTTGAGGTGCAAAATCGGCAGCACTGCGCCGTCCGTGATGGGGTTGACGAACTTGTTGCCGTGCCACGCGGTGGCGAGCGGGCCGGTCTCGGCCTCGCCGTCGCCGACGACGCAGGCGGCGATCAGATCGGGGTTATCCATCACGGCGCCGAAGGCGTGCGCGAGCGAGTAGCCCAGCTCGCCGCCCTCGTGGATCGAGCCCGGCGTTTCGGGCGCGACATGGCTCGGGATGCCGCCGGGGAACGAAAACTGTTTGAACAGGCGCTGCATGCCGGCCGCGTCGCGCGTGATGTTCGGGTACACGTCGGTGTACGAGCCGTCGAGATAGTCCTGCGCGACCATGGCGTTGCCGCCGTGGCCCGGGCCGGAGAGGTAGATCATGTCGAGGTCGTATTCGTTGATGACGCGGTTGAGGTGCGTGTAGATGAAGTTCTGGCCGGGCACAGTGCCCCAGTGGCCGACGATCTTCTTTTTGATGTCGCGCTCGGTCAGCCGCCGGCGCAGCAGCGGGTCGTCGAGCAGGTAGAGCTGGCAGGCGGACAGATAGTTCGCCGCGCGCCACCAGGCGTCCATTTTGGCCAGCAGCTCCGGCGTGGGTGCAAACGCTTCGTTTTTCATCGTGGAAACCTCCTTATAGATATTAGGATGTGCCGTTCGGCACAGGTCATGCTTCGTTTTGCAGCGCAGCGAGCACGCTCTCGGCGCAGCGCAGCCCGTCCACGGCGGCGCTCGTGATGCCGCCGGCGTAGCCCGCGCCCTCGCCGCAGGGGTAGAGGCCGGGCACACCGGTGCTGCACCGATCTTCCCCGCGCACGATGCGCACGGGGCTGCTCGAGCGGGTCTCGGGCGCTGTGAGCACGGCGTCCGGGTCGTCAAAGCCGCGCAGCTTCCTGCCGAAGGCGGGCAGCGCCTGCGCGAGGGTGTCCGTGATGCGCGCAGGCAGCATGTCGTGCAGGTCGCACCACGTCACGCCGGGGCGGTACGTCGGCTGCACGCGGCCCGGGCCGGTGCTCGCGCGCCCGGCGAGAAAGTCGCCCGCCAGCTGCGCGGGGGCGTGGTAATTGCCGCCGCCGCGCGCAAAGGCGCGCTGCTCGATGCTGCGCTGCCAGTACATGCCGCCGAGGGTGCTTTTGTCCGGGAAGTCCTCCGGCCGCAGCGTCACGAGCACGGCGGCGTTGGCATTTTCCCCGTCGCGGCGGGAATTGCTCATGCCGTTGGTGCACACGCCGCCCGCCTCCGACGCGGCGGCGAACACCTCGCCGCCCGGGCACATGCAGAACGTGTACGCGCTCGACCCGTCCGGCAGGTGGCAGGAGAGGGAATAGTCCGCCGCCGGCAGACGCTCCGCCGCCGCACCGTACTGCGCGGCGTTGATATCGGCCTGCCGGTGCTCGATGCGTACGCCCATGGAAAACGGCTTCGGCTCCATCGGCACGCCCTGCGCATGCAGCATTTCAAACGTGTCGCGCGCGCTGTGGCCGATCGCAAGGATGACCTGCCGCGCCGGGAGCGTGTAGCTACCGGCCGGCCCGGCCACGGTCAGCGCCGCGATGTGTCCATTCTCCGTGGACAGCCCTGTCACGCGGTGGCCGAAGCGCACCTCGCCGCCGCGGTCGATGACCTCGTGCCGGAGGTTCTGCACGACCTCGACGAGCACGTCCGTGCCGATGTGGGGCTTGGCGTCGTAGGTGATGTGCTCCGGCGCGCCGTGCGCCGCGAACTCCGCGAGCACGAAGCCGATGCGCGCATCGTGTGTGCCGGTGTTGAGCTTGCCGTCGGAAAATGTGCCCGCGCCGCCCTCGCCGAACTGCACGTTGCACTCCGGGTCGAACGGCCCGCCCGCGCGAAACGCCGCGATCTGCGCACTGCGCGTCTGCGCGTCCGGCCCGCGCTCGAGCACGATGGGCCGTGCGCCCGCGCGCGCGAGCAGCAGCGCCGCGAACATCCCCGCCGGGCCGAAGCCCACGATCACGGGGCGCGTCTGCGGCGGCGCGATGCGGGGGATGGGGTAGGTCTTGTCCTGCACGATCGCGGCGGTGCGGCAGCGGCGGACGAGCTTTCGCTCATCCCCGCGCACGGTCACGCCGACGGTGTAAACATAGTGAATATCGTCTTTTTTGCGCGCATCGAGCGACTTTTTGCGGATGCGTAGGCCGGTGATATCCTGGGGCTGGACTTTCAGCGCCCCGGCGGCCAGCGGGAGCAGCTGCGCCTCGTCCGCGCCGGGGGCGAGCTTCAGGTTCGAAATTGCGATCATCGGCACGCCCTCCCGGCCGCGCGGCCGCTGGCCCACGCCCACTGCAGGTTGTAGCCGCCGCAGTCGCCGTCAATGTCCAGCACCTCGCCGCAGGCGTACAGCCCCGGCACGAGAAGGCTGCCCATCGTCGCGGGGTCAAATTCGTCCGTGCGGATGCCGCCGGCCGTGACCTGCGCGCTCTCGAAGCCCTCCGTGCCGCGCACCGGCAGCGCGAAGCCCTTCGCCGCGCGCACGAGCGCCCTGAGTTCCTGGTCCGTCACGTCGCCGAGCGGCCGCCCGCCGGGGACGGCGGCGTAGC from Clostridiales bacterium carries:
- a CDS encoding phosphoketolase family protein; its protein translation is MKNEAFAPTPELLAKMDAWWRAANYLSACQLYLLDDPLLRRRLTERDIKKKIVGHWGTVPGQNFIYTHLNRVINEYDLDMIYLSGPGHGGNAMVAQDYLDGSYTDVYPNITRDAAGMQRLFKQFSFPGGIPSHVAPETPGSIHEGGELGYSLAHAFGAVMDNPDLIAACVVGDGEAETGPLATAWHGNKFVNPITDGAVLPILHLNGFKIANPTLFSRISHEELEMFFRGCGWEPRFVEGDDPAEMHAKMAETMDWAIEEIHAIQQHARTAHDTTRPYWPMIVFRAPKGWTGPKEVDGKQVEGSFRAHQVPIAMDNPEHLVQLEEWLRSYHPEELFDDNGTLIPELQALAPKGQRRMGANPHANGGLLLRELRMPDFRTYEQPVPAPGAVEAQDMTVLGAFVRDIMRENMDARNFRIFAPDETASNRLSPVFEVTGRRWVAEATDNDEFLDPDGRVMDSMLSEHMCEGWLEGYLLTGRHGFFNSYEAFIRIVDSMVAQHAKWLKVCNQLPWRQDIASLNYVLASNVWQQDHNGFTHQDPGFLDHVANKKADVVRIYLPPDANCLLSCFDHCIRSRNYINVIVASKHPRPQWLTMEQAVRHCTQGVSIWEWASSDQGAEPDVVMACCGDTPTLETLAAVTILREKLPEVRVRVVNVVDLMKLQPHADHPHGLTDEDYDLIFTKDKPVIFAFHGYPKLIHELTYTRHNQNMFVCGYVEEGTITTPFDMRVLNELDRFHLVIDVIKRLPQLGNRGAYAVQQMRDKLVEHRQYIAAHGVDLPEIANWQWTGSTSAATSSER
- a CDS encoding sulfide/dihydroorotate dehydrogenase-like FAD/NAD-binding protein, producing the protein MFKIVNNERLSDNMFRVTFEAPLVARKAQPGQFLMFRVDEFGERMPITISSYDREAGTVSVIMQRVGSTTALLASKKAGDYVADVVGPLGNPAEFDNMHKVVVVGGGSGCAIAWPQAKEAHRLGCDVDIIAGFRTKGIVVLEDEMRACCDHLYMMTDDGTYGEKGFTTVKLKELLEKAKAEGQQYDHCICIGPLPMMKFVCQITKEYGVATMVDMNCIMIDGSGMCGGCRLTVDGKMKFTCVDGPEFDGHLVDFDEAIARSKIYEAQEQKVFERRHHYCNLQAMADAEEAAQKKEEK